In Opitutus sp. ER46, one DNA window encodes the following:
- a CDS encoding LamG-like jellyroll fold domain-containing protein, which produces MKSNHACCAGLLSRCRLRPIPALLILFALLALPAVATITEPNNQKVVFRYRSFSGTTPDWVSPLTSLGNISHASGSADLVTTDRGAGFDNLTVTDFDGSTEYVQGAGTITTVDGAADDSFTVEAWFKADTLSGPRTLFSNTEDYRGFALRLNGARLRGEVRFKNGSTYVNQIVAQEAAYADLETGAWYCAVLHVRKTSSAYEIRLYLNGTRVAFVTTSSQWDGVYQSVELPMVGAEPAGGVGSSSFFDGQIYAVTVSNHDLYLDNYVKNAVVRDGSRYGGMIGYHDYLSTTAGVDFRIQATISDYTDLGSSQVVGRMQLPYLNDGYVPQGLGYDAANGYFYVSYYWCGDDGSTGSTTANSDKISIVAEIDRSTQTLRRTFRLYRPNGDANYGHLGGLEYYNGSLYVTYGTSVYRYPLASAPSPTYVFDPKTFANPRADQNPLTDVTTYPLSSYLQGNTSNSTLHLATDTDGDVVLWVSEYDSAAKKKILGFVLNSSGGITTPAKYAFTLPVFSVNGMACYNMTATECYFYVVTGGVWKRVRYLKSSATAQSTTTVFSGPPGTEDLVLVGTQVWTTSETGGRYYQKGAGWDNLFPFLFGVSP; this is translated from the coding sequence ATGAAATCCAACCACGCTTGTTGCGCCGGCCTCCTCTCGCGATGCCGGCTTCGCCCCATCCCCGCGCTGCTGATTCTCTTCGCCCTCCTCGCGTTGCCAGCCGTCGCCACGATCACGGAGCCCAACAACCAAAAGGTCGTCTTCCGGTATCGCTCCTTCTCCGGCACGACACCGGACTGGGTGTCCCCGCTCACCAGCCTCGGTAACATCAGCCATGCCAGCGGCTCGGCCGACCTGGTCACGACCGACCGCGGCGCGGGCTTCGATAACCTGACGGTGACCGACTTTGACGGCTCGACCGAATACGTCCAGGGCGCCGGCACGATCACGACGGTCGACGGCGCGGCCGACGATTCCTTCACCGTCGAAGCGTGGTTCAAAGCCGATACGCTCAGCGGCCCACGCACCCTCTTTTCGAATACGGAAGACTATCGCGGTTTCGCCCTCCGCCTGAACGGCGCCCGCCTGCGGGGCGAGGTCCGGTTCAAGAACGGTTCGACCTACGTGAACCAGATTGTCGCCCAGGAGGCCGCGTACGCCGACCTGGAGACCGGCGCCTGGTACTGTGCCGTGCTGCACGTTCGGAAAACATCCAGCGCCTACGAAATCCGGCTCTACCTCAACGGCACGCGCGTCGCCTTCGTAACGACCAGTTCCCAATGGGACGGCGTCTACCAGTCGGTGGAGCTGCCCATGGTCGGAGCGGAACCAGCCGGCGGGGTGGGCAGCAGCAGCTTCTTTGACGGGCAAATCTACGCCGTGACCGTCAGCAACCACGACCTGTACCTGGACAACTACGTCAAGAACGCGGTGGTCCGCGACGGTTCGCGCTACGGCGGCATGATCGGCTATCACGACTATCTCAGCACCACGGCAGGCGTGGACTTCCGCATCCAGGCGACAATCTCAGACTACACCGACCTGGGTTCCTCGCAGGTCGTGGGCCGGATGCAGCTCCCATACCTGAACGATGGTTACGTGCCGCAGGGACTCGGCTACGACGCCGCCAACGGCTATTTCTACGTGAGCTACTACTGGTGCGGCGACGACGGCAGCACCGGCAGCACCACGGCCAACTCCGACAAGATCTCGATCGTGGCGGAGATCGACCGAAGCACCCAGACCCTGCGCCGCACCTTCCGCCTGTATCGTCCCAATGGAGACGCCAACTACGGCCACTTGGGCGGGTTGGAGTATTACAACGGCAGCCTCTACGTGACCTATGGCACGTCGGTGTATCGGTACCCGCTCGCGAGCGCGCCAAGCCCGACCTACGTCTTTGATCCCAAGACCTTCGCCAATCCGCGCGCCGACCAGAATCCGCTCACCGACGTCACCACTTACCCGCTCAGCAGCTACCTCCAGGGCAACACCTCCAACTCCACGCTTCACCTTGCGACCGACACCGACGGCGACGTCGTGCTGTGGGTGAGCGAATACGATTCCGCCGCGAAGAAGAAGATCCTCGGTTTCGTGCTCAACTCGAGTGGAGGCATCACCACCCCCGCGAAGTACGCCTTCACGCTCCCCGTGTTCAGCGTGAACGGCATGGCCTGCTACAACATGACGGCCACCGAGTGCTACTTCTACGTGGTCACCGGCGGCGTGTGGAAACGTGTCCGTTACCTCAAGTCCAGCGCGACGGCGCAAAGCACGACCACGGTGTTCTCCGGCCCGCCCGGCACGGAGGATCTTGTACTCGTGGGCACGCAGGTATGGACGACCTCCGAGACCGGCGGCCGCTATTACCAGAAGGGCGCCGGCTGGGATAATCTCTTCCCATTCCTTTTCGGGGTAAGCCCATAG
- a CDS encoding helix-turn-helix transcriptional regulator — MVNFTPLDPFVLKNHLRKLRFEHGELTQQALANAVGVTRLTIHSIEAEKFSPSALLAFKIAHFFGRRVDEVFYLERKDQAQEPQRKADAL, encoded by the coding sequence ATGGTTAACTTTACTCCATTGGATCCCTTCGTCCTCAAGAACCACCTCCGCAAACTGCGCTTTGAACACGGCGAACTGACGCAGCAGGCTCTGGCAAACGCCGTGGGAGTGACCCGCCTTACTATTCACTCGATTGAGGCGGAGAAGTTTTCCCCCTCGGCCCTCCTGGCCTTCAAGATCGCACATTTCTTCGGCCGGCGGGTGGACGAGGTATTCTACCTTGAGAGAAAAGATCAGGCCCAAGAGCCCCAACGAAAGGCAGACGCGCTATGA
- a CDS encoding VOC family protein gives MNTPTPKNTICLWYNKDALDAARFYAATFPDSKVTAVHQAPGDYPSGKEGDVITVEFTVLGIPCLGLNGGPEFKHSEAFSFQVATDTQEETDRYWNAIVGNGGQESVCGWCKDRWGLSWQITPRVLTEALAAGGAEAKRAFAAMMEMGKIDVAKIEAARRG, from the coding sequence ATGAACACACCCACGCCCAAGAACACGATCTGCCTATGGTACAATAAGGACGCCCTGGATGCGGCGCGCTTTTACGCCGCGACGTTTCCGGACAGCAAGGTGACGGCGGTGCATCAGGCGCCGGGCGACTATCCCTCGGGGAAAGAAGGCGACGTGATTACGGTGGAGTTCACGGTGCTCGGGATCCCGTGTCTCGGTCTGAACGGTGGCCCCGAGTTCAAGCACAGCGAGGCGTTCTCGTTCCAGGTGGCGACCGACACGCAGGAGGAGACGGACCGCTATTGGAACGCGATCGTCGGCAACGGCGGGCAGGAGAGCGTCTGCGGCTGGTGCAAGGACCGCTGGGGGCTCTCCTGGCAGATCACGCCGCGTGTGCTGACGGAGGCACTGGCCGCGGGAGGCGCCGAAGCCAAGCGGGCCTTCGCGGCGATGATGGAGATGGGCAAGATCGACGTCGCGAAAATCGAGGCCGCGCGCCGCGGGTGA
- a CDS encoding PIN domain-containing protein: MPDIPTPKQIVFVDCENIPSFDLSRIAGQPLEVSLVLGKQQKQVGIEIFKAALRFPAQVKLIESGVTGHNALDLVLAAHLGQALARHADAEFVIVSKDRDFDPLIAHLQAQDVSARRDPDFLAVRKSAPPRPSRSPATPPRRPKAPKPAAAGPAATASETLHSPRFAELARFIQTESSPLPRKKTALLRLIANRFGNQLSPDEQQEVLHELARRKVIALTDGGTVTYPSATRS; the protein is encoded by the coding sequence ATGCCCGATATCCCCACCCCGAAGCAGATCGTCTTCGTCGACTGCGAAAACATCCCGTCGTTCGACCTCAGCCGCATCGCCGGCCAGCCGCTCGAGGTGAGTCTCGTGCTCGGCAAGCAGCAGAAGCAGGTCGGGATCGAGATCTTCAAGGCCGCGCTCCGCTTCCCGGCCCAGGTGAAACTGATCGAGTCCGGGGTCACCGGGCACAACGCGCTCGATCTCGTGCTCGCCGCGCATCTCGGCCAAGCGCTGGCCCGCCACGCGGACGCGGAGTTCGTCATCGTCTCGAAGGACCGCGACTTTGATCCGCTCATCGCCCACCTGCAGGCCCAGGACGTGTCGGCGCGACGCGACCCTGATTTTCTCGCCGTGCGGAAGTCCGCTCCCCCGCGGCCAAGTCGCTCCCCGGCGACGCCACCCCGCCGCCCCAAAGCGCCGAAACCTGCCGCCGCCGGACCCGCGGCGACGGCAAGCGAAACGCTTCACTCACCCCGCTTCGCGGAACTCGCCCGCTTCATCCAGACCGAGAGCAGCCCGCTCCCGCGCAAGAAGACCGCGCTGTTGCGACTCATCGCGAATCGCTTCGGAAACCAGCTTTCGCCCGACGAACAGCAAGAGGTCCTGCACGAGCTCGCCCGCCGAAAGGTCATCGCCCTGACCGATGGCGGAACCGTGACGTATCCGTCGGCCACGCGCTCCTGA
- a CDS encoding alpha/beta fold hydrolase: protein MPPSNTPSPDSVFSDSSVHTGYAPVNGLKLYYEIHGPARPGQVPLVLLHGGGDTIETSFAKLLPILARTRQIIAFEQQGYGHTADILDRPFSFAQSADDTAALLQHLGIPQADFLGFSNGGTIALQLSIRHPHTVRRLVLASAVFRRDGVIPQLWDLMRDARLENMPAELQDAYLRVAPHPENLRLFHDKAAQRMREFCDLPDAAIRAIAAPALIVSGDVDIVLPEHSIALYRLLPHAQLAILPATNHGELTSRDALAPMVESFLNAAALP, encoded by the coding sequence ATGCCCCCGTCAAATACCCCCTCCCCCGACTCCGTCTTCTCCGACTCCTCCGTGCACACCGGCTACGCCCCTGTAAACGGGCTGAAGCTCTACTACGAAATCCACGGCCCGGCCCGCCCGGGCCAGGTGCCGCTCGTGCTCCTCCACGGCGGCGGCGACACCATCGAAACCTCGTTCGCGAAACTCCTGCCCATCCTCGCCCGCACCCGCCAGATCATCGCCTTCGAACAACAGGGCTATGGCCACACCGCCGACATCCTCGATCGGCCGTTCTCGTTTGCCCAGTCGGCCGACGACACCGCCGCGCTCCTCCAACACCTCGGGATTCCCCAGGCCGACTTCCTCGGTTTCAGCAACGGCGGCACCATCGCCCTCCAGCTCTCCATTCGCCACCCGCACACCGTCCGCCGGCTCGTTCTTGCCTCCGCCGTCTTCCGCCGCGACGGCGTCATTCCCCAACTCTGGGATCTCATGCGCGACGCCCGTCTCGAGAACATGCCGGCAGAACTGCAGGACGCCTACCTCCGCGTGGCGCCTCACCCCGAGAACCTCCGGCTCTTCCACGACAAGGCCGCCCAGCGCATGCGTGAGTTTTGCGACCTCCCCGACGCCGCGATCCGCGCCATCGCCGCACCCGCGCTCATTGTCAGTGGCGACGTCGACATCGTTCTGCCCGAGCACAGCATCGCCCTCTACCGCCTGCTCCCGCACGCCCAACTCGCGATCCTGCCCGCCACCAACCACGGCGAGCTCACGTCGCGCGACGCCCTCGCGCCCATGGTGGAGTCCTTCCTTAACGCTGCCGCCTTGCCCTGA